ATATCTACATCGCCAATTTGACTTACACGACCATAATAATCGTAATAAATAGGTACATTTTCTACCTGTATTACTGCTCCGTAATCATCATATTGGGCATATGGGCTATAATCAAAACCGGAGTTGAATGTTACACCGTTTCTTTGAGCTGATATTTGATTTTCTATATAAAAATCAAATTCACCATCTGGATATACGGAAAATGTAATTCCATTTTCTACAAAAATAAATGAGTTGTCGTATCTATAAGCATTGCTGGTTGCAACCTTATCTTCGTTAATACCGGTAGCGAAAACACCTGTGGTGCCTAAAATCATCGCAGTAAAAAGGAGTACTAAGTTCTTCATAATATAAGGTTTTAAATCTGCCCTTAAGCAGTGGTTTAGAATGTAACTATTCACATTCCCTTACATCATTACAAACAGCGTGCCAAAAATATTAACTACGTATTATGTTGTTGAAAACCAGTCTATTGTATTTCCTTTTTAAAGATGCTATTTTATTAAAACCTATAGTAACTTCTCTTTTAAATACCCTGCTGTATACGATTTTTTGTTATTTATAACCTCTTCAGGAGTTCCTTCAGCTAGTAATTGACCACCATTTTCTCCGCCTCTAGGGCCTAAATCAATGATATAATCGGCACATTTTATCAATTCAATATTATGTTCAATGACCACTATAGAGTGTCCTTTTTTGATTAATGCATTAAATGATTTTAATAATTTTTGAATATCATGAAAGTGCAAACCAGTTGTAGGTTCATCAAAAATAAACAGAGCTTTATCTTTTGTACTTCCTTTAATTAAGAAAGATGCTAATTTAATACGTTGCGCTTCACCACCGGATAGGGTAGAAGAAGACTGACCTAAAGTTACATAGCCCAAACCAACATCTTGTAATGGTTTTAGCTTGGATACAATTTTGGTTTGCTCTCCTGTCTCAAAAAACTGAATAGCATCATCAATGGTCATATTAAGAACGGCATCAATATTTGCATTGTTAAAAGTAACTTCTAAAACTTCTTTTTTAAATCGCTTACCGCCACATGTTTCACATTCTAAATGAACATCGGCCATAAATTGCATTTCTACGGTAATTTCACCTTCGCCTTTGCATTTTTCACAACGACCGCCATCTACATTAAAAGAAAAATGTTTTGCTTGGTAATTTCTTATTTTACTTAATTTTTGGCTAGCATATAAATTTCTAATATCATCATAAGCCTTTATATAGGTAACAGGATTAGAACGAGAAGAACGCCCAATTGGGTTTTGGTCAACAAATTCTACATGTTTAATATGTTGAAACTGGCCTTCAACAGAAGTATGCTGACCTGCTTTTTCTCCATATCCACCCACTTCTTTTAAAATTATGGGATATAATAATTTCTTTACCAGAGTACTTTTTCCACTACCAGATACTCCCGTAACAACAGTAAGCATATCCAAAGGAAAAGTAACATCAATATTTTTAAGGTTATTTTCCCTAACTCCTTTAATGGTAATATGGTTCTTTGATGTTCTTCGTTCTTTAGGAATCTTAATTTCCATTTTACCATTTAGGTATTGCGCGGTAAGAGAATTTGATTTCAATATTTCATAAAGTGTACCTTGCGCGACCACTTTACCACCATGTGTGCCCGCTTCTGGCCCTATATCTATAACCATATCTGCAGCTTTCATGATATCTTCATCATGCTCTACAACTATAACGGTATTTCCTAAATTCCGTAATGAAATTAATACTTCAATTAGGTTCTCCGTATCTTTTGGGTGCAATCCTATGCTTGGTTCGTCTAAAATATACATAGAACCTACTAAGCTACTACCAAGAGAGGTTGCTAAATTTATTCTTTGACTTTCCCCGCCCGATAAGGTGTTAGATTTTCTATTAATAGTTAGGTAGTTTAAGCCAACTTTGTCTAAAAAACCTAATCGTGTATTTATTTCTATGAGTAGTCTTGCCGCAATAGTAGCATCACTATCGTTTAGTTTTAGATTAGTAAAGAAAACAATCAATTTTTCAATGGATAAGCCTACTAAAGAAGAAATTGATGCTCCGCCTACTTTTACATAATCTGTTTCTGGGCGTAAACGTTTGCCATTACATATATTACATTTGGTTTTACCTCTGTATCTGGAAAGCATTACCCTATTCTGGATTTTGTAACTTTTTTCTTCCAGTATTCCAAAAAAGGAATGTAGCCCAGTAAAGTGGGCGTTACCGTCCCAAACCAATTGTTTTTGTTCCTCTGTAAGCTCAAACCACGGTTTATGAATAGGAAAATCATATTTGTAAGCGGTATTTACAAGTTGATCGCGATAGGTACCCATGCTTTCGCCACGCCAAGCGAAAATTGCATTTTCATAAACAGATAATGCTGTATTTGGAACTACTAAATCTTCATCTATACCAATAACATCGCCATAACCTTCACATTTAGGGCAAGCCCCATATGGATTGTTAAAACTGAATAAGTGCACATTTGGTTCAAGAAACATCATGCCATCTAACTCAAACTTATTGCTAAATGGTGTTTGTTTTCCATCGGCCAGTTCTTCAATAATACATTCTCCTTTTCCTTCAAAAAAAGCGGTATCAATAGCATTAGCTAATCGATTAAAAAAATCTTCATCGTTTTTAGAAATGATCCTATCAATAACCAAATAGAAGTGCTTTCCTATATTTTCAGGCGCTTGATCTATTCGTAAAACTTCATCATTATACTTGATACGAGCGTAACCTTGTTTAGAAAATAGCTCTAAAGATTTTATTGCATCCCTATCTTCACGAATAGTAATTGGTGCTAAGAGTAACAGTTTAGTTCCTTCAGCATACGTTTTTACATGGTTTACCACATCTGTAACCGTATGCTTTTTTACTTCGTTTCCTGAAATAGGAGAGAAGGTCTTGCCAATTCGAGCATATAAAAGTTTTATATAGTCGTAAATTTCTGTAGTCGTACCAACGGTAGATCTAGGATTGGTAGAATTAACTTTTTGTTCAATTGCAATTGCTGGAGCTATGCCTTTTATATAGTCAACCTTTGGCTTGTCCAATTTACCTAAAAACTGCCTTGCGTAGGAAGAAAGACTTTCTACATATCGTCTTTGTCCTTCAGCATATAATGTATCAAAAGCTAAACTAGATTTCCCAGAACCAGATAATCCGGTAATGACAACAAGTTTGTTTCTTGGGATAACTACATCAATATCTTTAAGATTGTGCAGTTTAGCGCCTTTAATAATGATGTTCTCTTTCGGATTTACTTCTGCTAGTGTGGGCATAAAATTATCTAAGTTTGCAAAGATACGCTTTGCCTTTTTTCTGAACTAAAAAATGCAGTTTATCTAAAATATTGTAAGAAGTTTTCACATTTTTATAAGACTATTTATTTTTTTATATCTTTGAGGCTCATTATTATTTAATACGCCTATAACGCAACATTACTTTTTTTAAGTTAGAATTTAACCATTAGACCTTTGTTCATTGAATAGTAGGTCTGCATTTTAACCCTTAAAGTAACGTTATGGTAGTACAGATTGAAGACTCTCAATTAGTAAAGCAATATATTCAAGGTGATGAAAGAGCTATAGAAGCTTTAATAAATCGTCATAATTCCCGTCTTACTGGTTTTATCTATTCTAAAGTAGGTGACCGCGAATTAACAGAGGACATTTTTCAAGATACATTTATGAAAGTTATACGTACCTTAAAAAAAGGCGCATATAATGAAGAAGGCAAATTTTTACCTTGGGTAATGCGTATAGCACATAATCTAGTTATTGATCATTTTAGAAAGCATAATAGAATGCCAATGTACAATAGTAGGGAAAGTTATAATATCTTTTCTTTATTAGATGACGATAAGTTAAATGCAGAAAAACAATTAATTAAGGAGCAAATTGATTCTGATTTAATTAAAATGATAAAAGAATTGCCGGAAGATCAGCAAGAGGTATTAGAAATGCGTATATATAAGGACATGAGCTTCAAAGAAATTTCTGATAATACAGGTGTAAGTATTAATACGGCTTTAGGAAGAATGCGTTACGCTTTAATAAACCTTAGAAAGCTTGTTGAAGCAAATAATATTGTTTTAACGAATTAATTGGTCGCAGGTCGAATGGATCTACTATCTTCATACATGTGTCGTTCTTTAGTTGAACCTAAACAACAAGTACCATGGAAAAAATTTACACAGAAGAAAATAATAATACAATTGTAAAAGCAAAACCGGAAACAATTAAGTTTTTACTTTCGTATTCTAAATCTTTAGAAATAACTGAAGCAAAAGGTTTGCAGTTTGAAAGCAACTTAAACTAGTATTTCCTCAATCATATATTAAACCCTTAGGTAAAGCCTAGGGGTTTTTTGGTTTAAAATAGATTGTAATTGTCACTTGCCGATACTAAGCTTCTAATTGCTTGTAAGAAATCAATGTTTTTTACCCTACCCATAATACATGTATAGTATTGCAATACTAATAATTAAGGGCTTTGGGTCATTATTACCCTTCCTACATTTTCTTGCTGAACTATCTGAAATCTTTTTTATTGTATGGAAATATACTTTTTCGATGTTTCACATCAAAAAAACGTGTTTTGACAACATACTTTTTTCAACAGCTCCCCTTTTCTCTAGTTTTATATCAGAAATAAAAAACAAACCAATTAACTAAAAAGATTTTCCCAATCTTAACCAATTAAAGAATGTAACTCGTATGAAACTACAAATTGAAGACTCAGAATTAGTTAGGGATTATATCAGCGGTAACGAAAGTGCCCTTGAAGTTTTGATTAATCGTCATAACCAACGTATAACTAGTTTTATCTATTCTAAAGTGTTGGATAGGGATATTACAGAAGATATTTTTCAAGATACTTTTATTAAAGTAATTAAAACTTTAAAAAAAGGTAAGTATAGTGAAGAAGGTAAGTTTTTACCTTGGGTAATGAGGATTTCTCACAACCTAATTATTGATCACTTTAGAAGAAATAAGAGAATGCCAATGTTTGAAGGCAGTGATGACTTTAATATTTTCTCTGTTATTGGAGATGATAAGTTAAATGCCGAAAAACAATTAATTAAAAATCAAATAGATACTGACCTTAGACAACTGGTAGAGGAGTTGCCAGATGACCAAAAAGAAGTACTTTTAATGCGTATTTATAAGGATATGAGTTTTAAGGAAATTTCAGAAAATACGGGTGTAAGTATTAATACAGCGTTAGGTAGAATGCGATATGCATTAATTAACCTTAGAAAAATCATTGAAAAAAACAATATAGTTCTTACGAATTCTTAGAAGTACAAAATACAATAAACAATATTTCCAAATTTGCTGCGTTATTTTATTGTAACAACGTAGGAAGTATGGAAAAAATTTACTCTAATTACCAAGAACAGACCGGATTTGACAAAGTATGTCCGAAGACTATCAACTTCTTATTGAGCTATTCTCTAGCACTTTACGAATTTGAGTACAAAGATTTAAGTTTCGAAACATTTTTAAACTAATATAAAACCCGCAATCAGCGGGTTTTTTTCTTTTTATAGTAGTCGTTGAGGACTGTTTTTCTTCCTATTGTTTTAGTGATTATATCTTTTTCTAAGTCCCATCCTCTTGCTGGTGAGTATTCTCGACCATACCATATAATTTGTAAATGAAGGTCATTCCAAATTTCTCTAGGAAATAATCTTTTAGCATCTTTTTCTGTTTGTACCACATTCTTACCGTTTGTAAACCCCCATCTATATAATAATCTATGAATGTGCGTATCAACGGGAAAAGCTGGTATTCCAAATGCTTGCGAGATGACTACACTTGCGGTTTTATGACCTACTGCTGGTAATTCTTCTAAATATTCAAGCTCTTTAGGTACAATTCCATTATATTTATCAATCAATATTCTTGAAAGCCCATGTATGCCTTTTGCTTTCATTGGAGATAAACCTACGGGCTTAATTATTTCTCTAATTTCTTCCACGGTAAGTTTAACCATATCATACGGATTGTCCGCCTTGGCAAATAAAAGTGGAGTAATTTTATTTACGCGAACATCGGTACTTTGAGCAGACATCAAAACTGCAATTAGTAAGGTATATGGATCCTTATGATCTAATGGAACCGGAATTTCGGGATAAAGCTTCTGTAGTGTAGAAATTGTAAAAGCTATTTTTTCGGCCTTCGTCATTAATTGTTTAATTTTGAGTGATAAAATTTAAACACAAATTTATAAAACTAAATTTATGAATACGTTAAAAGTTGGTGATAAAGTACCTTCATTCACAGCTAAAGATCAAGATGGAAATACGATTAATTTAGATGATTTTAAAGGGAAAAAATTAATTGTCTTCTTCTATCCAAAAGCGAGCACACCTGGGTGTACCGCAGAAGCCTGTAATTTAAGAGATAATTATAAGGAATTGCAATCTAAAGGTTA
The genomic region above belongs to Maribacter hydrothermalis and contains:
- the uvrA gene encoding excinuclease ABC subunit UvrA → MPTLAEVNPKENIIIKGAKLHNLKDIDVVIPRNKLVVITGLSGSGKSSLAFDTLYAEGQRRYVESLSSYARQFLGKLDKPKVDYIKGIAPAIAIEQKVNSTNPRSTVGTTTEIYDYIKLLYARIGKTFSPISGNEVKKHTVTDVVNHVKTYAEGTKLLLLAPITIREDRDAIKSLELFSKQGYARIKYNDEVLRIDQAPENIGKHFYLVIDRIISKNDEDFFNRLANAIDTAFFEGKGECIIEELADGKQTPFSNKFELDGMMFLEPNVHLFSFNNPYGACPKCEGYGDVIGIDEDLVVPNTALSVYENAIFAWRGESMGTYRDQLVNTAYKYDFPIHKPWFELTEEQKQLVWDGNAHFTGLHSFFGILEEKSYKIQNRVMLSRYRGKTKCNICNGKRLRPETDYVKVGGASISSLVGLSIEKLIVFFTNLKLNDSDATIAARLLIEINTRLGFLDKVGLNYLTINRKSNTLSGGESQRINLATSLGSSLVGSMYILDEPSIGLHPKDTENLIEVLISLRNLGNTVIVVEHDEDIMKAADMVIDIGPEAGTHGGKVVAQGTLYEILKSNSLTAQYLNGKMEIKIPKERRTSKNHITIKGVRENNLKNIDVTFPLDMLTVVTGVSGSGKSTLVKKLLYPIILKEVGGYGEKAGQHTSVEGQFQHIKHVEFVDQNPIGRSSRSNPVTYIKAYDDIRNLYASQKLSKIRNYQAKHFSFNVDGGRCEKCKGEGEITVEMQFMADVHLECETCGGKRFKKEVLEVTFNNANIDAVLNMTIDDAIQFFETGEQTKIVSKLKPLQDVGLGYVTLGQSSSTLSGGEAQRIKLASFLIKGSTKDKALFIFDEPTTGLHFHDIQKLLKSFNALIKKGHSIVVIEHNIELIKCADYIIDLGPRGGENGGQLLAEGTPEEVINNKKSYTAGYLKEKLL
- a CDS encoding RNA polymerase sigma factor, whose translation is MVVQIEDSQLVKQYIQGDERAIEALINRHNSRLTGFIYSKVGDRELTEDIFQDTFMKVIRTLKKGAYNEEGKFLPWVMRIAHNLVIDHFRKHNRMPMYNSRESYNIFSLLDDDKLNAEKQLIKEQIDSDLIKMIKELPEDQQEVLEMRIYKDMSFKEISDNTGVSINTALGRMRYALINLRKLVEANNIVLTN
- a CDS encoding RNA polymerase sigma factor, with the translated sequence MKLQIEDSELVRDYISGNESALEVLINRHNQRITSFIYSKVLDRDITEDIFQDTFIKVIKTLKKGKYSEEGKFLPWVMRISHNLIIDHFRRNKRMPMFEGSDDFNIFSVIGDDKLNAEKQLIKNQIDTDLRQLVEELPDDQKEVLLMRIYKDMSFKEISENTGVSINTALGRMRYALINLRKIIEKNNIVLTNS
- a CDS encoding endonuclease III domain-containing protein, whose product is MTKAEKIAFTISTLQKLYPEIPVPLDHKDPYTLLIAVLMSAQSTDVRVNKITPLLFAKADNPYDMVKLTVEEIREIIKPVGLSPMKAKGIHGLSRILIDKYNGIVPKELEYLEELPAVGHKTASVVISQAFGIPAFPVDTHIHRLLYRWGFTNGKNVVQTEKDAKRLFPREIWNDLHLQIIWYGREYSPARGWDLEKDIITKTIGRKTVLNDYYKKKKTR